A window of Martelella mediterranea DSM 17316 contains these coding sequences:
- a CDS encoding iron-containing alcohol dehydrogenase, protein MTLFGTIRAPRELIFGSGQREALGAVAAKLGQRALVVTDERLAGDGDFNRMVAQLEAAGLAVQVDGSALPDVPVEAAAASAVKAHDFAPDLVIGVGGGSCLDMAKCVAVLLTHGGRPQDYYGEFKVPGPVMPLIAIPTTAGTGSEATPVAVLSDSERQLKVGISSPYIIPTVSICDPDLTLTCPPALTAIAGADALTHAIEAFTALRRDPVPGLAQERVFVGKNATSDHFALTAIGLLWNGLEKACMEGGNIEARANVMLGATTAGLAFGVAGTAAAHAIQYPVGALTHTAHGAGVACLMPYVMAWNAPAIGPELDQIAGIIGLEGRAEVIPAIAALFDRIGIPRTLRDLGLGEDRLDWVAEQSCGIARLIQNNPRPLPLSDMRRLVGAAYHGELTALSTH, encoded by the coding sequence ATGACCCTATTCGGCACGATCAGAGCCCCGAGAGAATTGATCTTCGGCTCGGGCCAGCGAGAAGCACTGGGGGCGGTGGCTGCGAAACTCGGGCAGCGCGCCCTGGTGGTGACAGACGAGCGGCTGGCCGGCGATGGCGATTTCAACCGCATGGTGGCCCAACTGGAGGCGGCGGGCCTCGCCGTCCAGGTCGATGGTTCGGCGCTTCCGGATGTGCCCGTCGAAGCCGCGGCCGCCAGCGCCGTCAAGGCCCATGATTTCGCGCCCGATCTAGTGATCGGCGTCGGCGGAGGGTCCTGCCTCGACATGGCCAAATGCGTGGCCGTGCTGCTGACGCATGGCGGCAGGCCGCAGGATTATTACGGCGAGTTCAAGGTGCCCGGACCGGTGATGCCGCTGATCGCCATCCCGACCACGGCGGGCACCGGTTCCGAGGCGACGCCGGTCGCGGTGCTCTCGGATTCCGAGCGGCAGCTCAAGGTCGGAATCTCCTCGCCCTATATCATCCCGACGGTCTCGATCTGCGATCCGGACCTGACGCTGACCTGCCCGCCCGCGCTGACCGCCATCGCCGGCGCCGACGCCCTGACCCATGCCATCGAGGCCTTCACGGCGCTCCGGCGCGATCCTGTGCCGGGACTGGCGCAGGAACGGGTCTTCGTCGGCAAGAATGCGACCTCCGACCATTTCGCCTTGACGGCCATCGGATTGCTCTGGAACGGCCTCGAGAAGGCTTGCATGGAGGGGGGCAACATCGAGGCGCGCGCCAATGTGATGCTGGGGGCGACGACGGCCGGGCTCGCCTTCGGCGTTGCCGGAACCGCCGCGGCCCATGCGATCCAGTACCCGGTCGGCGCGCTCACCCATACGGCACATGGGGCGGGGGTGGCCTGCCTGATGCCTTATGTGATGGCGTGGAACGCCCCCGCGATCGGACCCGAGCTCGACCAGATCGCGGGGATCATCGGTCTCGAAGGCCGGGCGGAGGTCATCCCGGCCATCGCCGCGCTGTTCGATCGTATCGGCATTCCCCGCACGTTGCGCGATCTCGGCCTTGGCGAAGACCGGCTCGACTGGGTGGCCGAGCAATCCTGCGGCATCGCCCGGCTGATCCAGAACAATCCGCGCCCACTGCCGCTTTCGGATATGCGGCGGCTGGTCGGCGCGGCCTATCACGGCGAACTGACCGCACTTTCAACGCATTGA
- a CDS encoding NAD-dependent succinate-semialdehyde dehydrogenase produces the protein MTQDTAFSGYADPALHARGLFIGGNWAPGAGAIPVHDPSTGNRIADVADAGVDHALRAVDAAEAAAEGWRKMSSRQRSEILRRWFELMRAHAEELALLISLENGKALPDARGEVAYAAEFFRWYAEEATRVGGEFRHTPSGAHNILVDHEPIGIAVLITPWNFPAAMATRKIGPALAAGCTVILKPASETPLTAYAMARLGEEAGVPPGVVNVLTTSKPGPVTAAMLADKRVRKLSFTGSTGVGRTLLAEAAKSVVSCSMELGGNAPFLVFDDADIDAALDGAMVAKMRNGGEACTAANRFYVQSGIHDAFVEGLTRRMAALKLGRGYDPDVQCGPMITTKAVEKIDRLVSEAKARGARATTGGEPAGESGYYYPPTVLVDVPTDAALAHEEIFGPVAAVYRFETEEEAVRLANDTEYGLAAYVYSGDVMRAMRVGRGIDTGMVGINRGLMSDPAAPFGGTKQSGLGREGGVTGILEFMEPKYFAVEF, from the coding sequence ATGACGCAAGACACCGCCTTTTCCGGTTATGCCGATCCCGCCCTTCACGCCAGGGGCCTGTTCATCGGCGGGAACTGGGCGCCCGGCGCCGGAGCTATTCCGGTGCATGACCCCTCGACGGGAAACAGGATTGCCGATGTCGCCGATGCCGGCGTCGATCACGCCTTGCGAGCCGTGGATGCCGCCGAGGCCGCCGCCGAAGGTTGGCGCAAAATGTCGTCGCGCCAGCGCTCGGAAATCCTGCGCCGCTGGTTCGAACTGATGCGCGCGCATGCCGAGGAACTCGCCCTTCTGATTTCGCTCGAGAATGGCAAGGCGCTCCCGGATGCGCGCGGGGAGGTAGCCTATGCCGCCGAGTTCTTCCGCTGGTATGCCGAAGAGGCGACGCGGGTTGGCGGTGAATTCCGCCACACGCCCTCCGGCGCGCACAATATCCTGGTGGATCACGAGCCGATCGGCATTGCCGTTCTCATCACGCCGTGGAATTTCCCGGCCGCGATGGCGACGCGCAAGATCGGCCCGGCGCTGGCCGCCGGCTGCACCGTGATCCTGAAGCCCGCCTCCGAAACGCCGCTGACCGCCTATGCCATGGCCCGGCTCGGCGAGGAGGCCGGCGTCCCGCCCGGCGTCGTCAACGTGCTGACCACCTCGAAGCCCGGCCCCGTGACGGCGGCCATGCTCGCCGACAAGCGGGTGCGCAAACTGTCGTTCACCGGATCGACCGGCGTCGGGCGCACGCTTCTGGCCGAAGCGGCGAAATCGGTGGTGAGCTGTTCGATGGAACTGGGCGGCAATGCCCCCTTCCTGGTATTCGACGATGCCGATATCGATGCCGCGCTCGATGGCGCGATGGTTGCGAAGATGCGCAATGGCGGCGAGGCCTGCACCGCCGCCAACCGGTTCTACGTGCAATCCGGCATTCACGACGCTTTCGTGGAAGGGTTGACCAGGAGGATGGCAGCGCTGAAACTGGGCCGGGGTTACGATCCGGATGTCCAGTGCGGCCCGATGATCACCACCAAAGCGGTGGAGAAGATCGACCGGCTGGTGTCGGAGGCCAAGGCCCGCGGCGCCAGGGCGACAACCGGCGGGGAGCCTGCGGGCGAAAGCGGATACTATTATCCCCCGACGGTGCTGGTGGACGTGCCGACCGACGCGGCGCTGGCGCATGAGGAGATTTTCGGTCCCGTCGCCGCCGTCTACCGCTTCGAGACCGAGGAGGAGGCCGTGCGTCTCGCAAACGATACCGAATACGGGCTTGCAGCCTATGTCTATTCGGGCGATGTCATGCGGGCGATGCGTGTGGGGCGCGGGATCGATACCGGGATGGTGGGCATCAATCGCGGGTTGATGTCGGATCCGGCTGCGCCGTTCGGCGGCACCAAGCAGAGCGGCCTCGGGCGGGAAGGCGGCGTTACCGGCATACTGGAGTTCATGGAGCCCAAATATTTCGCCGTCGAGTTTTGA
- a CDS encoding alpha/beta hydrolase: protein MAKRDLYRNRDFIPDFDAIMAETEARSRAFADRSRVERNVRYGETPRQSFDLVFPPEPAPGAPLHMFIHGGYWRAGSKETHTLVAAPVVAAGGIAALVGYDLMPETRLAEIVAEVRAAARRLVDLAPEIGADPERFTVSGHSAGAHLASLLACRAPGDNLPPDLPKLRGMLLVSGIYDLSGIPGSFLKDEAGMRADEAQAWSPLAARHMPGPLRIITRGEHETAPFQDQAVALHGLLTREAQQAELRTEPGVNHLSIVFDLSDPQAALGQRLSALVATS from the coding sequence ATGGCGAAGCGCGATCTCTATCGCAACCGGGATTTCATCCCCGACTTCGACGCGATCATGGCCGAGACGGAGGCGCGCAGCCGCGCCTTCGCCGATCGCTCGCGCGTCGAGCGGAATGTGCGTTACGGTGAAACGCCCCGGCAGAGCTTCGACCTCGTCTTTCCGCCGGAGCCCGCGCCCGGCGCGCCGCTTCACATGTTCATTCACGGGGGCTACTGGCGCGCGGGCAGCAAGGAAACGCATACGCTCGTCGCGGCACCCGTGGTCGCGGCGGGCGGGATCGCGGCGCTGGTCGGTTATGATCTGATGCCGGAGACCCGGCTGGCGGAAATCGTGGCTGAGGTGCGCGCGGCGGCCCGACGCCTCGTGGACCTTGCTCCTGAGATCGGCGCGGACCCGGAGCGCTTCACCGTCAGCGGCCATTCCGCCGGCGCGCATCTGGCATCGCTGCTCGCCTGCAGGGCGCCCGGCGACAATCTGCCGCCCGATCTGCCGAAGCTGCGCGGCATGCTTCTGGTCAGCGGCATCTACGATCTTTCCGGCATTCCCGGCTCCTTTCTGAAGGACGAGGCCGGAATGCGTGCGGATGAAGCGCAGGCATGGTCGCCGCTCGCCGCCCGGCACATGCCGGGTCCGCTGCGGATCATCACGCGTGGGGAGCACGAGACCGCGCCTTTCCAGGACCAGGCTGTTGCCCTTCATGGTCTGCTTACCCGTGAGGCGCAGCAGGCGGAGCTCAGGACGGAGCCCGGCGTCAATCACCTTTCGATCGTCTTCGACCTTTCCGACCCGCAGGCAGCGCTTGGCCAAAGACTTTCCGCTCTGGTGGCGACATCCTGA
- a CDS encoding LacI family DNA-binding transcriptional regulator, whose amino-acid sequence MSRVTIQTIADETGLSKFAVSRALSGKSGVSEATRLKVNETAIRLGYRKTASTSRVLGVVFDDNDITNTELHMQIQNGVQREAQLLGYALRIRSTRNGMELEALAEECSGLLIVGLHDEENLRRLHNSGIPIVRNSWLEPLEPVDQVGATDHEAGSAVGRFLLDLGHRTIVYIHGDPRFRGRMERLYGLREVCERAPDVLLHDLILEEGRDFGEAFARLITDIEKPTAFFCAHDGLALAVISELLARGYRIPRDASVVGFGDYSAAQQISPQMTTVKVPGVDIGRMATRVLHQRITNQDFPACPLRLHVPCQIIERQSTGPAPK is encoded by the coding sequence GTGTCGCGCGTAACGATCCAGACCATTGCCGATGAAACCGGTCTTTCGAAATTCGCGGTGTCGCGCGCGCTTTCGGGCAAGAGCGGCGTCAGCGAGGCCACGCGGCTGAAGGTGAACGAGACGGCCATTCGCCTTGGCTACCGCAAGACCGCGTCCACCAGCCGCGTGCTCGGCGTCGTCTTCGATGACAACGATATCACCAACACCGAACTCCATATGCAGATCCAGAACGGCGTCCAGCGTGAGGCCCAGTTGCTTGGCTATGCCTTGCGCATCCGCAGCACGCGCAACGGCATGGAGCTCGAGGCGCTGGCGGAGGAGTGCAGCGGCCTGCTGATCGTCGGCCTGCATGACGAGGAAAACCTCAGACGGCTGCACAATTCCGGCATTCCGATCGTGCGCAACAGCTGGCTGGAGCCGCTGGAGCCGGTCGATCAGGTGGGCGCGACCGACCATGAGGCCGGCTCCGCGGTCGGCCGCTTTCTTCTGGACCTCGGCCATCGCACGATCGTCTATATCCATGGCGACCCGCGCTTTCGCGGGCGCATGGAGCGGCTTTACGGCTTGCGGGAGGTCTGCGAGCGCGCGCCGGATGTCCTCCTCCACGATCTCATTCTCGAGGAGGGCCGCGATTTCGGCGAGGCCTTTGCGCGGCTGATCACGGACATCGAAAAGCCGACGGCATTCTTCTGCGCCCATGACGGGCTTGCGCTGGCGGTGATTTCCGAACTGCTCGCCCGCGGCTACCGGATACCGCGCGATGCCTCCGTTGTCGGCTTCGGCGATTACTCGGCTGCCCAGCAGATTTCGCCGCAGATGACGACGGTGAAGGTGCCGGGCGTCGATATCGGCAGAATGGCGACGCGCGTGCTGCACCAGCGCATCACCAACCAGGATTTTCCCGCCTGCCCGCTCCGCCTCCACGTGCCCTGCCAGATCATAGAACGCCAATCGACGGGACCGGCGCCGAAGTGA
- a CDS encoding ABC transporter substrate-binding protein has translation MRNLSRRAFLAAGTAFAALLALPAWAEMEYKSPNLEEAVQAGDLPPLAERLPENPLVITPRDQPGTQGGTWNHALVGGGSLSMLVRYQGYEPMVRFTPDWSGVTPNVAESFEVNEDSTEYTFTLRKGMKWSDGEPYTTEDVKFWYEDVFQNPELTIGDQAFWYSTDGSVAELEVVDDQTFKVKFAQPNGFFAQQLAWAQQDQITRTPKHYLKQFHIKYNPDANELAKERGYESWVALFQRECGVQQDNDFFQNSNRPTLNAWKFTIAPGEDTERAVAVRNPYYWKVDTEGTQLPYFDQINYQMVGDPEVLLLKTLQGEIDMMDQYIATPANKPVLYDAQESGDFHFYTLKETAANVMVFQLNLNHTDPVKNALYNNRDFRVALSHAIDRQSMIEAVFVGQGAPAQPSIVEGDPLYVERLAKQYTEYDPEKANAILDEILPNKDSEGFRLDSEGRRVTIIFEIDQVRTTFLDMFQLAIPNFRDVGIDAQIRTMDRSLWETRVRHGREFDATAHQFGANSGVAAMLDPRYFVPFNTNALYAQGWALHFNQPDNDAAIEPPEDVKAQQALYKKLLATGDQDKQHEIMLELLNNAADQFLVFGVSLPPDGYGVIKNDMVNTMPVMPNSFGWPTPGPSAPEQFFKN, from the coding sequence ATGAGGAATTTGAGCCGCAGAGCTTTTCTCGCGGCAGGGACGGCGTTTGCCGCTCTGCTGGCGCTGCCCGCCTGGGCCGAAATGGAATACAAGTCGCCCAATCTGGAAGAAGCGGTTCAGGCCGGCGATCTTCCCCCGCTTGCCGAACGCCTGCCGGAAAACCCGCTGGTGATCACGCCCCGCGATCAGCCGGGCACGCAGGGCGGCACCTGGAACCATGCGCTGGTTGGCGGCGGATCGCTTTCCATGCTGGTGCGCTATCAGGGCTACGAGCCGATGGTGCGCTTCACGCCCGACTGGTCGGGCGTCACGCCCAATGTCGCCGAATCCTTCGAGGTCAACGAGGATTCCACCGAATATACCTTCACGCTGCGCAAGGGTATGAAGTGGTCGGATGGCGAGCCCTACACCACCGAGGATGTGAAGTTCTGGTATGAGGATGTGTTCCAGAACCCGGAACTGACCATCGGCGATCAGGCCTTCTGGTATTCCACCGACGGCTCGGTTGCCGAACTGGAAGTGGTCGACGACCAGACCTTCAAGGTCAAGTTCGCGCAGCCGAACGGTTTCTTCGCCCAGCAGCTCGCCTGGGCGCAGCAGGACCAGATCACCCGTACGCCCAAGCACTACCTCAAGCAGTTCCACATCAAGTACAATCCGGATGCCAACGAACTCGCTAAGGAGCGCGGCTATGAAAGCTGGGTGGCGCTGTTCCAGCGCGAATGCGGCGTGCAGCAGGACAATGACTTCTTCCAGAATTCCAACCGTCCGACGCTGAACGCCTGGAAGTTCACGATCGCGCCCGGGGAGGACACCGAACGGGCCGTCGCCGTGCGCAACCCCTATTACTGGAAGGTCGATACCGAAGGCACGCAACTGCCCTATTTCGACCAGATCAATTACCAGATGGTCGGAGACCCGGAAGTGCTTCTGTTGAAGACGCTTCAGGGCGAGATCGACATGATGGACCAGTATATCGCGACGCCCGCCAACAAGCCGGTGCTCTACGATGCGCAGGAAAGCGGCGACTTCCACTTCTACACGCTGAAGGAAACCGCCGCCAATGTGATGGTGTTCCAGCTCAACCTGAACCACACCGACCCGGTCAAGAACGCGCTCTACAACAACCGCGATTTCCGCGTGGCGCTGTCCCACGCCATCGATCGCCAGTCTATGATCGAGGCGGTGTTCGTCGGCCAGGGCGCGCCCGCCCAGCCCTCGATCGTGGAAGGCGATCCGCTTTATGTCGAACGGCTCGCCAAGCAATACACCGAATACGATCCGGAAAAGGCCAATGCGATCCTGGACGAGATCCTGCCGAACAAGGACAGCGAGGGCTTCCGGCTCGATTCCGAAGGCCGGCGCGTGACGATCATCTTCGAGATCGATCAGGTCCGCACCACCTTTCTCGACATGTTCCAGCTTGCGATACCCAACTTCCGCGATGTCGGCATCGACGCGCAGATCCGCACCATGGACCGCTCGCTCTGGGAAACCCGCGTGCGCCATGGCCGCGAGTTCGACGCCACGGCCCATCAGTTCGGCGCAAACAGCGGCGTCGCGGCCATGCTCGACCCGCGCTATTTCGTGCCGTTCAACACCAATGCGCTTTATGCGCAGGGCTGGGCCCTGCACTTCAACCAGCCGGACAATGACGCCGCCATCGAACCGCCGGAAGATGTGAAGGCGCAGCAGGCGCTCTACAAGAAATTGCTGGCCACCGGTGATCAGGACAAGCAGCACGAGATCATGCTGGAACTCCTGAACAATGCCGCCGACCAGTTCCTCGTCTTCGGCGTCAGCCTGCCGCCGGATGGTTACGGTGTGATCAAGAACGACATGGTCAACACCATGCCGGTCATGCCGAACTCGTTCGGCTGGCCGACGCCCGGACCGTCGGCGCCGGAGCAGTTCTTCAAGAACTGA
- a CDS encoding family 10 glycosylhydrolase, whose product MKPIDPIAAANLRTPEWYRTATRWTQLTLVENDPVKFDPDFWIDVFQRTRSNAVCLSAGGYIGFYPSRVPLHYVSKYLGDTDPFGRLVDGARSLGMHVMARVDPHAIHQDAADAHPEWIAVDKDGNPRRHWAFPDVWVTCAYGDYNNKFMPQVVKEITRDYDIDAIFANRWQGHGVCYCESCRTRFKGATGFDLPITSDVNDPAWRAWSGWRRDVLTRMVIAWDNDVKAIRPHASFIPNMGGESLMEFDIGLIEKHCPFLVVDHQGRRGLEPIWLAGRNAKRMRATFRDRPVVLITSIGPEEEYRWKDSVTTGAEIESWIANGVTHGMLPWFTKFNGVVPDERWVAPVAAGFEKHEKLQAMLEATTPTAEIAIIDPTTTLKNWARDERRQAEGDDLGFYHALIEAKLPFEFLSDEAMTAESLDRFKLVILANASNLSDAQCALLRDYAARGGSLIAAHETAMRDESGNARDAFALGDVFGVKRTALARGPVKNSYIVLSGEHPVNQGYEGAGRIIGGTKLAEVETVEGVQAPFVSIPDFPDLPMEEVYPREEPRGAAVVTRETAAGGRTVYIPWNIGGIFWQVLAADHQRLIENAVRWAMDGTPRVRVSGHSVLDIAVRESGDMLAVLLFNLTNPMMFKGPTRSIYPVGPHKVSIAIPEGRSVRDAQLLIAGRKAEYRTKGDTVEVDLPEIELLETVEVRWS is encoded by the coding sequence ATGAAGCCCATCGACCCGATCGCAGCCGCCAATCTCAGAACGCCGGAATGGTACAGGACCGCCACCCGCTGGACCCAGCTCACGCTGGTCGAGAACGACCCGGTCAAGTTCGATCCGGACTTCTGGATCGATGTGTTCCAACGCACCCGTTCCAATGCGGTCTGCCTTTCCGCCGGCGGCTATATCGGCTTTTACCCGTCCAGGGTTCCGCTGCATTATGTCAGCAAGTATCTCGGCGACACCGATCCGTTCGGCCGCCTCGTCGACGGCGCGCGATCGCTCGGCATGCATGTCATGGCCCGCGTCGATCCGCACGCCATTCATCAGGATGCCGCCGATGCCCATCCGGAATGGATCGCGGTCGACAAGGACGGCAATCCCCGCCGCCACTGGGCCTTTCCCGATGTCTGGGTGACCTGCGCCTATGGCGATTACAACAACAAGTTCATGCCGCAGGTGGTAAAGGAAATCACCCGCGACTACGATATCGACGCGATCTTCGCCAATCGCTGGCAGGGCCATGGCGTTTGCTATTGCGAGAGCTGCAGGACCCGCTTCAAGGGCGCCACCGGCTTCGATCTGCCGATAACCAGCGACGTCAACGATCCCGCATGGCGGGCATGGTCCGGCTGGCGCCGCGACGTGCTGACCCGCATGGTCATCGCCTGGGACAATGACGTCAAGGCGATCCGCCCGCATGCGAGCTTCATTCCCAATATGGGCGGTGAATCGCTGATGGAATTCGATATCGGCCTGATCGAGAAGCACTGCCCGTTCCTGGTCGTCGATCATCAGGGTCGGCGCGGGCTGGAGCCGATCTGGCTTGCCGGCCGCAATGCCAAGCGCATGCGCGCCACCTTCCGCGACCGCCCCGTGGTGCTGATCACCTCGATCGGGCCCGAGGAGGAATATCGCTGGAAGGATTCCGTCACCACCGGGGCGGAAATCGAAAGCTGGATCGCGAATGGCGTCACCCATGGCATGCTGCCCTGGTTCACGAAATTCAACGGCGTGGTGCCGGACGAGCGCTGGGTCGCCCCGGTCGCCGCCGGCTTCGAAAAGCACGAGAAGCTCCAGGCGATGCTTGAGGCCACCACGCCGACCGCCGAAATCGCGATCATCGACCCGACAACGACGCTGAAGAACTGGGCGCGCGACGAGCGCCGGCAGGCCGAGGGCGATGACCTCGGCTTCTACCACGCGCTGATCGAGGCGAAGCTGCCCTTCGAATTCCTCTCCGACGAGGCGATGACGGCGGAAAGCCTGGACCGCTTCAAGCTGGTCATCCTCGCCAATGCCTCCAACCTGTCCGATGCCCAGTGTGCGCTCCTGCGCGACTATGCCGCGCGCGGCGGCAGCCTGATCGCCGCCCATGAAACGGCGATGCGCGATGAAAGCGGCAATGCGCGCGACGCATTCGCGCTTGGCGACGTCTTCGGCGTGAAGCGCACAGCGCTTGCGCGCGGGCCGGTCAAGAACAGCTATATCGTGCTTTCAGGCGAGCACCCGGTCAATCAGGGGTACGAGGGCGCCGGCCGGATCATCGGCGGTACAAAGCTTGCAGAGGTCGAAACCGTGGAAGGCGTCCAGGCGCCGTTTGTCAGCATTCCGGACTTCCCCGACCTGCCGATGGAGGAAGTCTATCCGCGGGAGGAGCCGCGCGGCGCCGCGGTCGTCACCCGCGAAACGGCGGCCGGCGGCCGCACGGTCTATATCCCGTGGAATATCGGCGGCATCTTCTGGCAGGTGCTCGCCGCCGACCACCAGCGGCTGATCGAAAACGCCGTGCGCTGGGCGATGGACGGCACGCCGCGCGTCCGTGTCTCCGGGCATTCGGTGCTGGATATCGCGGTGCGCGAGAGCGGCGATATGCTCGCCGTTCTGCTTTTCAACCTCACCAATCCTATGATGTTCAAGGGGCCGACGCGATCGATCTATCCCGTGGGGCCCCATAAGGTCTCGATCGCGATCCCCGAGGGCCGGTCCGTCAGGGACGCGCAACTGCTGATCGCCGGCAGGAAGGCCGAATACCGGACAAAGGGCGACACGGTGGAGGTCGACCTTCCCGAAATCGAACTGCTGGAAACGGTCGAGGTTCGCTGGTCATGA
- a CDS encoding ABC transporter permease: MLRYIIMRIIYMIPTLFGISIIAFVIIQLPPGDYVTSLIASMSDSGQAFDPTEIARLREIYGFDDPIYVQYYKWISGILLHGDFGQSFEWKRPVSELIWERMGATLAVSVASLLFVWAVSLPIGIYSAVKRHSLGDHVFTFFGFLGLAIPNFILALTLMYFSYKVMGQSVGGLFSPEYAHAEWSWGKLIDLLAHLWIPVVVIGTAGTASLIRILRANLTDELNKPYYVTARAKGLHPTKALLKYPVRIALNPFVSAIGWVLPNLISGVTITAIVLNLPTAGPLLLRALISQDMYLAGSFILLMGVLTLIGMLVSDILLAMLDPRIRFDQ, encoded by the coding sequence ATGCTGCGCTATATCATCATGCGGATCATATACATGATCCCGACCCTGTTCGGCATTTCCATCATCGCCTTCGTCATCATCCAGCTTCCGCCGGGCGACTATGTCACCTCGCTGATCGCCTCGATGAGCGACAGCGGCCAGGCCTTCGATCCGACGGAAATCGCGCGCTTAAGGGAAATCTACGGCTTCGATGACCCGATCTACGTCCAGTATTACAAGTGGATTTCCGGCATTTTGCTGCATGGCGATTTCGGCCAGTCCTTCGAGTGGAAGCGGCCGGTCAGCGAGTTGATCTGGGAGCGCATGGGCGCGACGCTTGCCGTCTCCGTCGCCTCGCTGCTGTTCGTCTGGGCGGTGTCGCTGCCGATCGGCATCTATTCGGCGGTCAAGCGTCATTCGCTCGGCGACCATGTCTTCACCTTTTTCGGCTTTCTCGGTCTGGCGATCCCGAACTTCATCCTGGCGCTGACGCTGATGTATTTCTCCTACAAGGTGATGGGCCAGAGCGTTGGCGGGCTGTTCTCGCCGGAATATGCGCATGCGGAATGGTCATGGGGCAAGCTTATCGACCTTTTGGCGCATCTGTGGATTCCTGTGGTCGTGATCGGTACGGCGGGCACCGCCTCGCTGATCCGGATTCTCCGCGCCAACCTGACGGACGAACTCAACAAGCCGTATTACGTCACCGCCCGCGCCAAGGGCCTGCATCCGACCAAGGCGCTGCTCAAATATCCGGTGCGCATCGCGCTCAACCCCTTCGTCTCTGCGATCGGCTGGGTGCTGCCCAACCTGATCTCGGGCGTCACGATCACCGCGATCGTGCTCAACCTGCCGACCGCCGGGCCGCTGCTTTTGCGCGCGCTGATTTCGCAGGACATGTATCTCGCCGGTTCCTTCATTCTCCTGATGGGCGTTCTGACGCTGATCGGCATGCTGGTTTCCGACATCCTGCTCGCCATGCTCGATCCCCGGATAAGGTTTGACCAATGA
- a CDS encoding ABC transporter permease has translation MSDNIFQETALHEPTHHHGLDRPAITPLKKGVTSDTDAAAGQWTLIWHKFAKDRLAIVAGIVILSLYLIGIFAEFLAPNLAQAARPQYSYAPPQTISFFVEDENGERKFLPHVKGYSVTVDQASLRRSFVVDDSKVVPIGFFVRGPEYKMWGLFPSDLHLVGPLKANDPFYLLGADKLGRDLFSRVIYGTRVSMSIGLIGVCISLILGVVMGALSGYYGGWVDLLIQRIIEIISAMPTIPLWLGLAAAIPVSLAPLKVYFLITLIVSLLGWTSLAREVRGRFFALRGDDFVTAARLDGSNERRIIFRHILPSLTSHILAVVTLALPTMIVAETALSFLGVGLKPPVVSWGVLLQDAQNIRTISTAPWLLIWPAGAVVIAVLSFNFLGDGLRDAADPYDS, from the coding sequence ATGAGCGACAACATTTTCCAGGAAACCGCGCTGCATGAGCCGACGCACCATCATGGGCTCGATCGTCCCGCGATCACCCCGCTGAAGAAGGGCGTCACCAGCGATACCGACGCGGCGGCCGGCCAGTGGACGCTGATCTGGCACAAATTCGCCAAGGACAGGCTTGCGATCGTCGCCGGGATCGTCATTCTGAGCCTTTACCTGATCGGCATCTTCGCCGAGTTCCTGGCGCCTAACCTGGCGCAGGCGGCCCGGCCGCAATATTCCTACGCCCCGCCGCAGACGATTTCCTTCTTCGTCGAGGACGAGAACGGTGAGAGAAAATTCCTGCCGCATGTGAAGGGCTACAGCGTCACCGTGGACCAGGCGTCGTTGCGTCGCTCCTTCGTCGTCGATGACAGCAAGGTGGTGCCGATCGGCTTTTTCGTGCGCGGGCCGGAATACAAGATGTGGGGGCTTTTCCCCTCCGATCTGCACCTGGTCGGCCCCTTGAAGGCAAACGATCCGTTTTACCTGCTCGGCGCCGACAAGCTCGGCCGTGATCTCTTCAGCCGGGTGATCTACGGCACGCGCGTATCGATGTCGATCGGCCTGATCGGGGTGTGCATCAGCCTGATCCTCGGCGTGGTGATGGGCGCGCTTTCGGGCTATTACGGCGGCTGGGTGGATCTTCTGATCCAGCGCATCATCGAGATCATCTCGGCGATGCCGACCATCCCGCTCTGGCTCGGGCTTGCGGCCGCCATTCCGGTCTCGCTCGCGCCGCTCAAGGTCTATTTCCTGATCACGCTGATCGTGTCGCTGCTCGGCTGGACCTCGCTTGCCCGCGAGGTGCGCGGACGCTTCTTTGCGCTGCGGGGCGATGATTTCGTCACCGCCGCGCGGCTCGACGGTTCGAACGAGCGCCGGATCATCTTCCGCCACATCCTGCCGTCGCTGACGAGCCATATCCTCGCGGTCGTCACGCTGGCGCTGCCGACCATGATCGTCGCGGAAACCGCTCTCTCCTTCCTCGGCGTCGGGCTGAAGCCGCCGGTCGTCTCATGGGGCGTGCTGCTGCAGGATGCGCAGAACATCCGCACCATCTCGACGGCCCCGTGGTTGCTGATCTGGCCGGCCGGCGCGGTCGTGATCGCGGTGCTTTCCTTCAACTTCCTCGGCGACGGCCTGCGCGATGCCGCCGACCCCTATGATAGCTGA